In Sorghum bicolor cultivar BTx623 chromosome 10, Sorghum_bicolor_NCBIv3, whole genome shotgun sequence, one genomic interval encodes:
- the LOC8077334 gene encoding uncharacterized protein LOC8077334: MRIRRRPQASSLQQAAAAAASDLAASSTAPQTPLNAAARNRGWLQLAGADEDREAAKLLHLHASSSADLVLGQKSGVARRLALPPQDDDNVVLDCAGRSSMAIGGGGAHHAADDDDGRMRFSAANGHGGGGSEHKDDGGGATCAGGVGGRHEPAVKAAEERVTTTSNGFVQQPAASAPPVVAVAAVKDEGKKQQQATTSNGTSAKKRRGPAVLLEGSRCSRVNGRGWRCSQPTLVGYSLCEHHLGKGRMRSAAAAAAARGGGNVAGVGRLGRTEHGARVAAAVGGVVAAAVAAPTAKAEGPSLPGC, from the exons ATGAGGATCAGGCGGAGGCCACAGGCGTCGTCCCTgcagcaggcggcggcggcggcggcatcagATCTGGCCGCTTCGTCCACGGCGCCGCAGACCCCGCTGAATGCCGCCGCGAGGAACCGTGGGTGGCTGCAGTTGGCAGGCGCGGACGAGGATCGCGAGGCGGCGAAGCTGCTGCATCTGCATGCGAGTAGTAGTGCGGATCTTGTCCTCGGGCAGAAATCTGGAGTGGCCAGGCGCCTGGCATTGCCGCCGCAG GACGACGACAATGTGGTGCTGGATTGCGCCGGCAGGAGCAGCATGGCcatcggtggtggtggtgcacaCCATGccgctgatgatgatgatggtcgCATGAG ATTCAGCGCGGCGAATGGCCATGGTGGTGGGGGCTCGGAGCAcaaggacgacggcggcggcgcgacgtGCGCAGGTGGTGTCGGCGGTAGGCACGAGCCGGCTGTGAAGGCGGCGGAGGAACGGGTGACGACGACGAGCAATGGCTTCGTGCAGCAGCCTGCGGCGTCGGCGCCGCCCGTGGTGGCTGTGGCGGCCGTCAAGGACGAGGGGAAGAAGCAGCAGCAGGCCACCACCAGCAACGGTACCAGCGCCAAGAAGCGGCGCGGCCCGGCAGTGCTGCTGGAGGGTTCGCGGTGCAGCCGCGTGAACGGGCGCGGGTGGCGGTGCAGCCAGCCCACGCTGGTGGGCTACTCGCTCTGCGAGCACCACCTCGGCAAGGGCCGCATGCGgagcgcggccgcggccgccgcggcgcGTGGCGGTGGCAACGTCGCCGGGGTAGGCCGGCTCGGGCGCACCGAGCACGGGGCCAGGGTCGCCGCCGCGGTAGGCGGCGTTGTCGCTGCCGCCGTCGCGGCGCCGACGGCCAAGGCCGAGGGCCCGAGCCTTCCGGGCTGCTAG